From a single Maritimibacter sp. DP1N21-5 genomic region:
- a CDS encoding site-specific tyrosine recombinase XerD yields MSASSDRWISAFLEAQSAELDAARNTLLGYGRDLQDFAGFVATAKRDLETTDRALIEDYLIHCEAQGLAASTRARRLSAIKQLFRFAFEEGWRTDNPALRIKGPGKSKSLPKTLSEAEVTALLTAARSHGRTPGDRLRNACLMEVLYATGMRVSELVTLPANAARGDTRMLLVLGKGGKERMVPLSPPARAALVEWLAVRDEVEDRHRVETGSKPSRFLFPSTGKEGHLTRHRFHGLIKEIAVAAGVSPASVTPHRLRHAFATHLLANGADLRAIQTLLGHADISTTEIYTHVLDERLKDLVLTHHPLARKD; encoded by the coding sequence ATGAGCGCGTCGTCGGATCGGTGGATTTCGGCGTTTCTCGAAGCGCAATCCGCAGAACTCGATGCCGCCCGCAACACCCTCCTGGGCTATGGGCGCGACCTGCAGGATTTCGCGGGCTTCGTGGCGACGGCGAAACGGGACCTTGAGACGACGGACCGGGCGTTGATCGAGGACTACCTCATCCATTGCGAGGCGCAGGGGCTCGCCGCGTCGACCCGTGCGCGACGGCTGTCGGCGATCAAGCAACTCTTTCGCTTCGCGTTCGAGGAAGGCTGGCGGACGGACAACCCCGCCCTGCGGATCAAGGGCCCCGGCAAGTCGAAATCGCTCCCCAAGACCCTGTCGGAGGCGGAAGTGACCGCCCTGCTCACCGCCGCGCGCAGTCATGGACGCACGCCGGGGGACCGCCTGCGTAACGCCTGCCTCATGGAAGTGCTCTATGCCACCGGGATGCGGGTGAGCGAGCTCGTCACCCTGCCCGCCAATGCCGCGCGGGGCGACACGAGGATGCTTCTGGTCCTTGGCAAAGGCGGCAAGGAACGAATGGTGCCGCTGTCACCACCAGCCCGCGCCGCCCTTGTGGAATGGCTCGCCGTGCGCGACGAGGTCGAGGACCGGCACCGGGTCGAGACCGGCAGCAAGCCCTCGCGTTTCCTGTTTCCCTCGACCGGGAAAGAGGGGCACCTGACCCGGCACCGCTTTCACGGCTTGATCAAGGAGATTGCCGTGGCCGCCGGCGTGTCGCCCGCCTCAGTCACGCCGCACCGCCTGCGCCATGCCTTCGCCACACATCTGCTGGCGAACGGCGCGGACCTTCGCGCTATCCAGACGCTACTGGGCCATGCCGACATCTCGACGACCGAGATCTATACCCATGTTCTGGACGAACGGCTGAAAGACCTTGTCCTCACGCACCATCCGCTTGCCCGCAAGGATTAG
- the aroB gene encoding 3-dehydroquinate synthase gives MMETVHVALGDRAYDVRIGAGLLADAGKHMVGLLNRPRVWIVTEERVAGLHLTALQAALSAAGIESDALILPPGEATKDWAHLTRTVEWLLAQRVERKDVVVAFGGGVIGDLVGFAAAILRRGVRFVQMPTSLLAQVDSSVGGKTGINSPHGKNLIGAFHQPSLVLADIDVLGTLAPRDFLAGYGEVVKYGGLGSLDFFEWLETNGPALAAGDVGLRTEAVRRSVQMKADIVERDETEQGDRALLNLGHTFGHALEAATGYSDRLLHGEGVAIGCALAFETSARMGLMPQESPSRFRAHLAEMGMKRNLSDIAGDLPDAAGLIDLMGQDKKVEAGKIKFVLAREIGEAFVCSETDLDVVRDVLDEGLSGR, from the coding sequence GTGATGGAAACGGTTCACGTGGCGCTCGGCGACCGCGCCTATGACGTGCGGATCGGCGCCGGCCTTCTGGCGGACGCGGGCAAACATATGGTCGGACTCCTCAACCGCCCGCGGGTCTGGATCGTCACCGAGGAACGGGTCGCGGGCCTGCATCTTACCGCACTTCAGGCGGCGCTATCCGCCGCGGGGATCGAGAGCGATGCGCTGATCCTGCCGCCGGGCGAGGCGACGAAGGACTGGGCACATCTCACCCGGACCGTGGAATGGCTTCTCGCCCAGCGGGTCGAACGCAAGGATGTGGTGGTGGCCTTTGGCGGCGGCGTGATCGGCGACCTCGTGGGCTTCGCGGCTGCGATCCTTCGGCGCGGTGTGCGTTTCGTTCAGATGCCCACAAGCCTTCTGGCACAAGTGGACAGTTCCGTGGGTGGCAAGACCGGAATCAACTCGCCGCATGGCAAGAACCTGATCGGCGCCTTCCATCAACCCTCGCTCGTGCTGGCGGATATCGACGTGCTCGGCACGCTGGCGCCGCGCGATTTTCTGGCGGGCTACGGGGAAGTGGTGAAATATGGCGGGCTTGGCTCGCTCGACTTCTTCGAATGGCTGGAAACGAATGGCCCGGCCCTCGCCGCCGGAGACGTCGGGCTGCGCACCGAGGCGGTCCGGCGTTCGGTCCAGATGAAAGCCGATATCGTCGAGCGGGACGAGACCGAACAGGGCGACCGCGCGCTTCTCAACCTTGGCCACACTTTCGGCCACGCGCTCGAGGCCGCGACGGGATACTCCGACCGGCTCCTCCACGGCGAGGGCGTCGCCATCGGGTGCGCGCTGGCCTTCGAGACCTCGGCCCGGATGGGGCTCATGCCGCAGGAGTCGCCGTCGCGGTTCCGGGCGCATCTGGCCGAGATGGGGATGAAGCGCAACCTGTCGGACATTGCCGGTGATCTGCCGGACGCCGCCGGACTGATCGACCTCATGGGGCAGGACAAGAAGGTCGAGGCGGGCAAGATCAAGTTCGTTCTCGCGCGTGAGATCGGCGAGGCCTTCGTGTGCTCCGAAACGGACCTGGACGTCGTCCGGGACGTGCTCGACGAGGGGCTTTCCGGGCGCTGA
- a CDS encoding site-2 protease family protein translates to MSWSFPIGRLLGSELRVHYTFLLLLAFIGGSAWMAAGPSAAVINVIYVLALFACVIAHEYGHALTARAFGIPTPDITLLPIGGLARLQRIPDNPVQEILVALAGPAVNVVIFGILFLMGSADFNGAPLGGGMTLAQLPAQIALLNLILAGFNMIPAFPMDGGRVLRAVLSLMTTRVTATRIAALIGQTLAIGFGIYGLYIGSFIYPLIAVFIFMAARAEAQDVRLRDLARTARVEDVMRSHFTALSPTLTLDQAKAAFDSHDVLEFPVVDSATSRIVGFVTKKHVLDIHAKQGGAEFVGNVMARNVAHVREGQPLGQVLRLLQRASGVGVVTATGETVGYVTQQTVMEHLK, encoded by the coding sequence ATGAGCTGGTCTTTTCCGATAGGTCGCCTTCTCGGCTCCGAGCTTCGTGTCCATTACACGTTCCTCCTCCTGCTCGCCTTCATCGGCGGCAGCGCCTGGATGGCCGCCGGTCCATCGGCGGCCGTCATCAACGTCATCTATGTGCTCGCGCTCTTCGCCTGCGTGATCGCGCATGAATACGGTCACGCCCTGACCGCCCGGGCCTTCGGCATCCCGACACCGGACATCACGCTCCTCCCAATCGGGGGACTCGCGCGCTTGCAACGCATTCCGGACAACCCGGTGCAGGAGATTCTCGTCGCGCTGGCGGGCCCGGCCGTGAACGTCGTGATCTTCGGGATCCTCTTCCTCATGGGCAGCGCCGATTTCAACGGTGCGCCCCTCGGAGGCGGCATGACCTTGGCGCAGCTTCCCGCGCAGATCGCGCTCTTGAACCTGATCCTCGCCGGCTTCAACATGATCCCCGCCTTCCCGATGGACGGCGGTCGCGTGCTGCGCGCGGTGCTTTCCCTGATGACCACACGCGTGACCGCGACCCGGATCGCGGCCCTCATCGGCCAGACCCTCGCCATCGGGTTCGGGATCTACGGGCTTTACATCGGCAGCTTCATCTATCCGCTCATCGCCGTCTTCATCTTCATGGCGGCACGGGCCGAGGCGCAGGATGTCAGGTTGCGCGATCTGGCCCGGACCGCCCGGGTCGAAGACGTGATGCGCAGCCATTTCACCGCGCTCTCGCCCACGCTCACGCTCGATCAGGCCAAGGCCGCCTTCGACTCCCATGACGTTCTGGAGTTCCCCGTCGTCGACAGCGCCACGTCGCGCATCGTGGGCTTCGTGACGAAGAAACATGTGCTCGACATCCACGCGAAACAGGGTGGGGCCGAGTTCGTCGGAAACGTCATGGCGCGCAATGTCGCCCATGTGCGCGAGGGCCAGCCCCTGGGCCAGGTCCTGCGGCTCTTGCAGCGGGCTTCCGGCGTCGGCGTCGTGACAGCCACGGGAGAGACGGTCGGCTACGTGACGCAGCAGACCGTGATGGAGCATCTGAAGTAG
- the ssb gene encoding single-stranded DNA-binding protein: MAGSVNKVIIVGNLGRDPEVRTFQNGGKVVNLRIATSENWKDRNTGERREKTEWHSVAIFSEPLGRIAEQYLRKGSKVYIEGQLETRKWQDQSGQDRYSTEVVLRPYRGELTLLDSRGEGGGGGTYGGGSSGGGYDDRGGYDDRGGYDDRSGGGNDRAPAGGGFDDEIPF; encoded by the coding sequence ATGGCTGGTTCCGTGAACAAGGTGATCATCGTCGGCAATCTCGGGCGCGACCCCGAAGTGCGGACGTTCCAGAACGGCGGCAAGGTGGTGAACCTGCGCATTGCGACCTCCGAGAACTGGAAAGACCGTAATACCGGCGAGCGCCGGGAAAAGACGGAATGGCATTCCGTCGCGATCTTTTCGGAACCGCTCGGCCGCATTGCCGAGCAGTATCTGCGCAAGGGGTCCAAGGTCTATATCGAGGGCCAGCTCGAAACCCGCAAATGGCAGGACCAGTCCGGTCAGGACCGCTATTCCACCGAAGTGGTCTTGCGCCCCTACCGTGGTGAACTGACCCTCCTCGACAGCCGCGGCGAAGGCGGCGGCGGCGGAACCTACGGGGGCGGGTCCTCGGGCGGCGGTTATGACGACCGTGGCGGATACGACGACCGCGGCGGCTATGACGACCGGTCCGGCGGTGGCAACGACCGCGCCCCGGCCGGTGGCGGCTTCGACGACGAAATCCCCTTCTGA
- a CDS encoding lytic transglycosylase domain-containing protein, translating to MKDILGGALALTLLTGAPLIADTLFSSSSGRANFENALKVLDNRAASQYQGSVRYQPNPPARDAAIPRYNGNYKGTYLAAAKEAARKHGIPEDLFLRLVQQESGWNPSAKSHAGAFGLAQLMPETAARLGVDPADPHQNLEGGARYLRQQYNRFQSWKLALAAYNAGPEAVAKYDGVPPYDETQGYVKAILGG from the coding sequence GTGAAGGACATTCTGGGGGGCGCTTTGGCGCTGACGCTCCTGACAGGCGCGCCGCTTATTGCGGACACGCTGTTTTCGTCGTCAAGCGGACGGGCGAATTTCGAGAACGCTTTGAAAGTGCTCGATAATCGGGCGGCGAGCCAATATCAGGGTTCGGTCCGCTACCAGCCCAACCCGCCCGCCCGCGATGCCGCGATCCCGCGCTACAACGGCAATTACAAGGGGACCTATCTGGCCGCCGCGAAAGAGGCGGCGCGCAAGCATGGTATCCCGGAAGACCTGTTCCTGCGACTCGTTCAGCAGGAATCGGGCTGGAATCCCTCGGCGAAGAGTCATGCGGGAGCCTTCGGCCTCGCGCAGCTCATGCCGGAAACCGCCGCGCGGCTGGGTGTGGATCCCGCCGACCCGCACCAGAACCTCGAAGGCGGCGCGCGCTACCTTCGTCAGCAATACAACCGGTTCCAAAGCTGGAAGCTTGCGCTGGCCGCCTATAACGCGGGTCCCGAGGCGGTTGCGAAATACGACGGCGTGCCGCCCTATGACGAGACGCAGGGCTACGTGAAGGCGATCCTCGGCGGTTGA
- a CDS encoding AraC family transcriptional regulator translates to MDQTNRLSSPFRVIPLARLANGGRWRTEAMRSYGAPVLLWFTRGQGRITVNGKTAGYTAHNAIFIPAGTMHGFEMNSSVQGMIVVFPVGVERQLELPEDTVHMRLPESEQHIELNRLIDNLQTELEGGNLASDRAMLCHAGLLSVWVERQMRSLDIEEPDADASSRLAAAYTALVEQDFHSAKTVRDYAKDLGVTPTHLSRVCNKACGRPASSILADRVHYEARRLLTETHMPIKDIASSLGFASAAYFTRAFQQHTGRTPSQFRRGG, encoded by the coding sequence ATGGATCAGACCAACAGGCTATCGTCCCCGTTTCGTGTGATTCCCCTTGCGCGACTGGCGAATGGTGGCCGTTGGCGCACTGAAGCGATGCGCAGCTATGGCGCGCCGGTCCTTCTGTGGTTCACCCGTGGCCAGGGCCGAATCACGGTCAACGGCAAGACGGCGGGCTATACCGCCCACAATGCGATCTTCATTCCCGCCGGCACGATGCACGGATTCGAGATGAATTCCTCGGTGCAGGGCATGATCGTGGTCTTTCCGGTCGGCGTCGAACGGCAGCTCGAACTACCCGAAGACACCGTGCACATGCGCCTGCCCGAAAGCGAACAGCATATCGAGCTCAACCGCCTGATCGACAATCTCCAGACCGAGCTCGAGGGCGGCAACCTCGCCTCCGACCGCGCGATGCTTTGCCATGCCGGGCTCTTGTCGGTCTGGGTCGAACGGCAGATGCGGTCGCTCGACATCGAGGAACCCGATGCGGACGCCTCCTCCCGACTGGCCGCCGCCTATACCGCGCTGGTGGAACAGGACTTCCATTCGGCCAAGACGGTGCGCGATTACGCCAAGGACCTTGGTGTCACGCCCACGCATTTGTCCCGCGTCTGCAACAAGGCCTGCGGTCGCCCGGCCTCTTCGATCCTCGCGGATCGCGTGCATTACGAAGCGCGTCGTCTGCTGACCGAGACTCACATGCCGATCAAGGACATCGCCTCCTCGCTCGGCTTCGCCTCCGCGGCCTATTTCACCCGCGCGTTCCAGCAGCACACCGGGCGCACGCCCTCGCAGTTCCGGCGCGGCGGCTGA
- the miaA gene encoding tRNA (adenosine(37)-N6)-dimethylallyltransferase MiaA produces MSEKPRRRNALWPGPEGCHADMDLDALLKDVPPDRPVLIAGPTASGKSALALALARDGGGVVVNADALQVFANWRILTARPSLSEEEVAPHRLYGHVSGDTAYSVGHWLRDVTPILAGPDRPIIVGGTGLYLTALTEGLAEIPQTPAEIRAEGEALLDRNGLQALLDDLDPETLARIDQRNPARVARAWEVQRTTGHGLASWQDTTPAPLLPLDDVTPICLLPDREWLLSRITRRFDAMIAQGALEEARANLPDWSPTAPSSKAIGARELIAHLRGEMTLENARDSAVVATRQYAKRQMTWFRARMSKWCNFPIPSEHV; encoded by the coding sequence ATGTCGGAAAAACCCCGGAGGCGCAATGCGCTATGGCCGGGACCTGAGGGGTGCCACGCGGATATGGACTTGGACGCGCTTCTGAAGGACGTGCCGCCGGACCGGCCGGTCCTGATCGCCGGACCGACGGCGAGCGGAAAAAGCGCCCTCGCCCTTGCCCTCGCACGCGACGGTGGCGGCGTCGTCGTCAACGCCGATGCGCTTCAGGTCTTTGCCAATTGGCGCATCCTCACGGCGCGCCCCAGCCTGTCGGAGGAAGAGGTCGCGCCGCACAGGCTTTATGGACATGTGTCCGGCGACACCGCCTATTCCGTCGGACACTGGCTTCGGGATGTCACGCCGATCCTCGCCGGACCTGACCGCCCCATCATCGTTGGGGGCACTGGGCTTTACCTGACGGCCTTGACCGAGGGCCTCGCGGAGATTCCGCAGACCCCTGCCGAAATCAGGGCCGAAGGCGAAGCCCTTCTGGACCGAAACGGACTTCAGGCTCTTCTCGACGACCTCGATCCGGAAACCCTCGCAAGGATCGACCAGCGGAACCCGGCCCGTGTCGCCCGTGCCTGGGAAGTCCAGCGCACGACCGGACACGGTCTGGCCAGTTGGCAGGACACGACGCCCGCGCCACTTCTTCCATTGGACGACGTGACGCCGATCTGCCTTCTCCCAGACAGAGAGTGGCTCCTCTCCCGGATCACCCGACGCTTCGATGCCATGATCGCTCAGGGCGCGCTCGAGGAAGCCCGCGCGAACCTGCCCGACTGGTCCCCCACGGCCCCCTCGTCCAAGGCGATCGGTGCCCGGGAGTTGATTGCCCATCTAAGGGGTGAAATGACGCTTGAAAATGCCCGCGACAGCGCCGTGGTCGCAACACGACAATACGCAAAGCGTCAAATGACCTGGTTCCGGGCCCGAATGTCGAAATGGTGCAACTTCCCGATTCCGAGCGAACACGTCTGA
- the pyrH gene encoding UMP kinase, whose translation MTEATPTASSSKTKYSRVMLKISGEALMGDQGYGLHPPTVARIAQEVKSVHDLGVEICMVIGGGNIFRGLAGSAQGMERTTADYMGMLATVMNALAMQSALEALGVFTRVISAIPMDQVCEPYIRRRAVRHLEKKRVVIFAAGTGNPYFTTDTAATLRANEMTCEAIFKGTKVDGVYDKDPKKFDDAKRYDTVSYDEALAKRLGVMDASAIALARDNNMPIIVFSLDEPGGFRTILAGEGTYTLVHGGKTGA comes from the coding sequence ATGACCGAGGCCACGCCGACCGCATCTTCATCTAAGACCAAATACAGCCGTGTCATGCTCAAGATCAGTGGCGAAGCGCTGATGGGCGACCAGGGATACGGGCTGCATCCACCCACCGTCGCGCGCATCGCGCAGGAGGTGAAATCGGTTCATGATCTGGGCGTCGAGATCTGCATGGTGATTGGCGGCGGCAACATCTTCCGGGGGCTTGCGGGTTCCGCGCAGGGGATGGAGCGGACCACGGCGGACTACATGGGCATGCTCGCGACGGTGATGAACGCACTCGCGATGCAGTCGGCGCTCGAAGCGCTCGGCGTCTTTACGCGGGTGATCAGCGCGATCCCGATGGATCAGGTCTGCGAACCCTATATTCGTCGCCGGGCCGTGCGCCATCTCGAGAAAAAGCGGGTCGTCATCTTCGCGGCCGGGACCGGGAACCCTTATTTTACAACCGACACGGCCGCGACGCTGCGCGCCAACGAAATGACCTGCGAGGCGATCTTCAAGGGCACCAAGGTCGACGGCGTCTACGACAAGGACCCGAAGAAATTCGACGATGCCAAGCGCTATGACACGGTGAGCTATGACGAGGCGCTCGCGAAACGTCTTGGTGTTATGGACGCCTCGGCCATTGCACTGGCACGGGACAACAACATGCCGATCATCGTCTTCAGCCTGGATGAGCCGGGCGGGTTCCGCACGATCCTCGCGGGCGAGGGGACCTATACGCTGGTCCATGGCGGCAAGACGGGCGCCTGA
- the frr gene encoding ribosome recycling factor, translated as MSDGDFEIDTDDLERRMDGAISALRTEFGSLRTGRASGSILEPVMVEAYGQRTPINQVGTVNVPEPRMVTINVWDRGLVGAVEKAIRESGLGINPQTNGTIVMLPIPELNEERRRELTKVAAQYAESARVAIRNVRRDGMEQLKKAKADGMSEDDHKVWSEEVQELTDKYIKLVDKSLETKQEEIMQV; from the coding sequence ATGAGTGACGGTGATTTCGAGATTGACACCGATGACCTCGAACGGCGCATGGATGGGGCCATCTCGGCGCTACGCACGGAATTCGGGTCGCTTCGGACGGGGCGGGCCTCGGGCTCGATCCTCGAGCCGGTCATGGTCGAAGCCTATGGCCAGCGCACCCCGATCAACCAGGTCGGCACCGTGAACGTGCCGGAACCGCGCATGGTCACGATCAACGTCTGGGACCGTGGGCTCGTGGGTGCCGTGGAAAAGGCGATCCGGGAAAGCGGTCTGGGGATCAACCCCCAGACCAATGGCACCATCGTCATGCTGCCGATCCCGGAGTTGAACGAAGAACGCCGGCGCGAGCTGACCAAGGTGGCCGCGCAATACGCCGAGAGCGCCCGCGTCGCGATTCGCAACGTGCGCCGGGACGGCATGGAACAGCTCAAGAAGGCCAAGGCCGACGGCATGAGCGAAGACGACCACAAGGTCTGGTCCGAAGAGGTTCAGGAGCTGACCGACAAGTATATCAAGCTGGTCGACAAGTCGCTCGAGACGAAACAAGAAGAGATCATGCAGGTCTGA
- the uppS gene encoding polyprenyl diphosphate synthase, with protein sequence MDGNGRWAKARRRPRPFGHQAGAKRAREVVAACPDLGVKYVTLYAFSTENWKRSRAEITALMALFRHYIRKTSHELHAEGARVRFIGDRGPLDKKLVKLIGELEDLTRDNDRVHVTVALNYGGRDEILRATRKMADAVKAGTLAPEDIGEDTMASYLDTAGMPDPDLVVRTSGESRTSNFLTWQSAYAEYEFTETLWPDFGKEQFAQALDKFGLRERRYGGVS encoded by the coding sequence ATGGACGGCAACGGCCGCTGGGCCAAAGCACGCCGCCGCCCGCGCCCCTTCGGCCATCAGGCCGGCGCAAAACGTGCGCGTGAAGTCGTGGCCGCCTGTCCCGATCTCGGCGTGAAATACGTCACGCTCTATGCCTTCTCGACCGAGAACTGGAAACGTTCCCGCGCGGAGATCACCGCGCTGATGGCGCTCTTTCGGCACTATATCCGCAAGACATCGCACGAGCTTCACGCCGAAGGCGCAAGGGTGCGGTTCATCGGCGACCGGGGGCCGCTCGACAAGAAGCTCGTCAAGCTCATTGGCGAACTCGAGGACCTCACCCGCGACAACGACCGTGTCCATGTGACCGTCGCCCTGAACTACGGCGGGCGCGACGAGATCCTGCGCGCGACGCGCAAGATGGCGGACGCGGTGAAGGCTGGAACGCTTGCCCCCGAGGACATCGGGGAGGATACCATGGCCTCTTATCTGGATACGGCGGGCATGCCCGACCCGGATCTCGTGGTGCGGACCTCCGGCGAAAGCCGGACCTCGAATTTCCTGACCTGGCAATCCGCCTATGCGGAATACGAATTCACCGAGACGCTCTGGCCGGACTTCGGGAAAGAGCAGTTCGCCCAGGCGCTCGACAAATTCGGCCTGCGCGAACGGCGTTACGGTGGCGTGAGCTGA
- a CDS encoding phosphatidate cytidylyltransferase — translation MAEAAASASKWSDLGTRVLSAGVIVALALGALYGGALAWSVFVLVIYVLMLRELAKLCEPEITTLRRWSIALVPLGVLVIALLMQNSGDVRAEELWDIYRLGILRAALVVLVPIAVGLLVLRDGHRIWLAYGMLLAAAALALDFGHAVIGPRSILILVGIVVVSDVLGYFAGRMFGGPKFWPRISPKKTWSGTVAGWIGAGILGAVFGPEVWPVNAGVAALAAVVLAFAGQMGDIAESWMKRRAGVKDSSTLIPGHGGVLDRLDALVAVAALAGVAGFVAGIF, via the coding sequence ATGGCGGAGGCCGCCGCTTCGGCCAGCAAGTGGTCCGACCTTGGCACGCGCGTCCTGTCGGCCGGCGTGATTGTCGCGCTGGCGCTCGGTGCGCTTTATGGCGGCGCTCTGGCCTGGTCGGTCTTCGTCCTCGTCATTTATGTCTTGATGCTGCGCGAGCTGGCGAAGCTCTGCGAGCCCGAGATCACGACGCTTCGGCGCTGGTCCATCGCGCTGGTGCCCCTCGGGGTTCTGGTGATCGCGCTGCTCATGCAGAACAGCGGCGACGTCCGCGCCGAAGAGCTTTGGGACATCTACCGTCTCGGCATCCTGCGCGCGGCGTTGGTTGTGCTGGTGCCCATCGCGGTGGGGCTTCTGGTCTTGCGGGACGGGCACAGGATCTGGCTCGCCTACGGGATGCTCCTCGCGGCGGCCGCGCTCGCGCTCGATTTCGGCCACGCCGTGATCGGGCCCCGGTCGATCCTGATCCTCGTAGGAATCGTGGTCGTGTCCGATGTGCTTGGCTATTTCGCGGGCCGCATGTTTGGCGGACCCAAGTTCTGGCCCCGCATCAGCCCCAAGAAGACCTGGAGCGGGACCGTCGCCGGCTGGATCGGCGCGGGGATTCTTGGCGCCGTGTTCGGGCCCGAGGTCTGGCCGGTGAACGCCGGGGTGGCCGCCTTGGCCGCCGTGGTGCTGGCCTTTGCCGGGCAAATGGGCGATATCGCCGAAAGCTGGATGAAGCGCAGGGCAGGGGTGAAGGACAGTTCCACCCTCATTCCCGGTCACGGGGGCGTTCTGGATCGCCTCGATGCGCTGGTGGCAGTGGCGGCGCTTGCCGGTGTTGCCGGGTTTGTTGCGGGAATTTTCTGA
- the dxr gene encoding 1-deoxy-D-xylulose-5-phosphate reductoisomerase, whose amino-acid sequence MARRVSIFGSTGSIGVSTIDLIARDPDAYHVVALTGGHNVAKLAEQAKTLRAEIAVTAHEENLPALRDALAGSGIEAAAGEAAIEEAARRPADWVMSAIVGAAGLPPGLAALESGACLALANKESLVTAGPLILATAQKHGSRILPVDSEHSAVFQALVGEDLAAVERVVITASGGAFRDWPIEDLPNATLAQASSHPNWDMGQRITIDSASMFNKALELIETREFFGVDPKIIEVIVHPQSLVHALVGFNDGALMAHVGPPDMRHAIGYALHWPERRKLPVDRLDLARAGTFEFRAPCDDRYPALRLARDVMDQHGMSGAIFNAAKEAALDGFIDHRIGFMRMAEVVEEVLTDLSGDAGLINAAFTLDNVRAADQMARRRAVEIIGGA is encoded by the coding sequence ATGGCACGCAGGGTTTCGATCTTCGGCTCCACGGGGTCGATCGGGGTGTCGACCATCGACCTGATCGCGCGCGATCCGGACGCCTATCACGTCGTCGCCCTGACCGGAGGCCACAACGTCGCGAAACTGGCCGAACAGGCCAAGACGCTTCGGGCCGAGATTGCTGTGACCGCACATGAGGAAAACCTGCCCGCGCTGCGCGACGCGCTGGCCGGCAGCGGGATCGAGGCGGCCGCAGGCGAAGCGGCAATCGAAGAGGCCGCGCGTCGTCCGGCCGACTGGGTGATGTCGGCCATCGTTGGCGCGGCGGGGCTTCCGCCGGGTCTTGCGGCGCTGGAAAGCGGGGCCTGCCTCGCACTCGCCAACAAGGAAAGCCTCGTCACGGCGGGGCCCCTCATCCTCGCCACCGCGCAGAAGCACGGCAGCCGCATCCTGCCCGTGGACAGCGAACATTCCGCCGTCTTTCAGGCCCTTGTTGGCGAAGACCTGGCGGCGGTCGAACGGGTCGTCATCACGGCTTCCGGCGGGGCCTTTCGTGACTGGCCGATCGAGGACCTGCCGAACGCGACCCTCGCGCAGGCCTCGTCGCATCCGAACTGGGACATGGGACAGCGGATCACCATCGACTCCGCCTCGATGTTCAACAAGGCGCTCGAGCTGATCGAAACGCGTGAGTTCTTCGGCGTCGATCCGAAGATCATCGAGGTGATCGTTCATCCGCAAAGCCTCGTCCATGCGCTGGTCGGCTTCAACGACGGCGCGCTCATGGCGCACGTCGGCCCGCCCGACATGCGCCATGCCATCGGCTATGCGCTACACTGGCCAGAGCGCCGCAAGCTGCCGGTGGACCGCCTCGACCTCGCGCGGGCGGGCACCTTCGAGTTTCGCGCGCCCTGCGACGACCGTTATCCCGCGTTGCGACTGGCGCGCGACGTGATGGACCAGCACGGCATGTCGGGGGCGATCTTCAACGCCGCCAAGGAGGCCGCACTCGACGGCTTCATCGACCACAGGATCGGCTTCATGCGCATGGCTGAAGTCGTGGAAGAGGTTCTCACGGATTTGTCGGGTGACGCGGGCCTGATCAATGCCGCATTCACCCTTGATAACGTGCGCGCGGCCGACCAGATGGCACGCAGACGAGCAGTAGAGATTATTGGCGGGGCCTAA